One part of the Cellvibrionales bacterium genome encodes these proteins:
- a CDS encoding cyclic nucleotide-binding domain-containing protein, which yields MRSLPLSLVRRLVPLRGLSEGSLQSLLEQSEWPLIGQGLSLFSAADNARFYFYLLSGEAQVSCTTGSIVHTAEQIFPIGYGLNDLQFATALTDCVCLRIERSMLDKQLCWDHVASAIELDLSYRPEKDDEASWRLTLLRSNLFLKVPPLNVNQIFSQLKPMRVNAGDVILRQGDHGDGCYFIRQGRAAVTRRSEDDVEHHLADIGYGRCFGEDALIHNTVRNATVTMKSDGLLMRLDKPDFMLLLREPAVKHIKSADLSAELAADAICIDVRLLEEFDVARLHQSENIPLSCLRLLMETQLDIHKKYIVYCDTGLRSRAAVSLLQEQGFSAQYLLNGIDGFDAQQRAELLDVVPPLPLVAYDAA from the coding sequence ATGCGCAGTCTGCCTCTCTCTTTGGTTCGACGACTTGTGCCCTTGCGTGGACTGAGTGAAGGTTCTTTGCAGTCGTTATTGGAACAGAGTGAATGGCCGCTGATTGGGCAAGGGCTGTCGCTATTCTCCGCAGCGGATAATGCACGCTTTTATTTCTATTTGTTATCGGGCGAAGCGCAGGTTAGCTGTACTACCGGCAGTATTGTGCATACAGCGGAGCAGATTTTCCCTATTGGTTATGGGTTGAATGACCTGCAATTTGCTACTGCGTTGACGGACTGTGTGTGCTTGCGTATTGAACGCAGCATGTTGGATAAACAGTTGTGCTGGGATCATGTGGCATCAGCTATTGAGTTGGATCTTTCCTATCGCCCAGAAAAAGATGATGAAGCCAGCTGGCGCTTGACGCTACTGCGTTCCAATTTATTTCTCAAAGTGCCCCCGTTAAATGTGAATCAAATATTTTCACAATTAAAGCCCATGCGTGTGAATGCTGGCGATGTCATTCTGCGTCAAGGTGATCATGGAGACGGTTGTTATTTTATTCGTCAAGGCAGAGCTGCAGTAACGCGGCGCTCTGAAGATGATGTGGAGCATCATTTGGCAGATATTGGTTACGGCCGCTGCTTTGGTGAAGATGCTCTGATCCATAACACTGTGCGCAACGCTACGGTAACCATGAAGAGTGATGGTTTGTTGATGCGTCTTGATAAGCCTGATTTTATGTTGCTATTGCGTGAGCCTGCAGTGAAGCATATCAAGTCAGCCGATTTGAGTGCTGAACTGGCTGCGGATGCAATTTGCATCGATGTGCGCTTGTTAGAGGAATTTGATGTTGCGCGCCTACATCAATCTGAGAATATACCTTTGTCTTGCTTGCGCTTGTTGATGGAGACACAGTTGGATATTCATAAAAAATACATTGTGTATTGCGATACAGGTTTGCGTTCACGAGCGGCCGTGTCTTTGCTGCAAGAGCAAGGATTTTCTGCGCAGTACTTGTTGAATGGTATTGATGGATTTGATGCGCAGCAGCGTGCGGAACTGTTAGATGTGGTCCCACCGTTGCCTCTTGTTGCGTATGATGCAGCGTAA
- the nusA gene encoding transcription termination/antitermination protein NusA, which translates to MSKEILLVADAVSHERGVDKEMIFQALEQALASATKKRYDENADIEVTIDRHSGEYTTVRRWAVMPDDVLAELGTQFTLEEAHEINPNLKAGDVHEEVVENIGFGRIAAQTAKQVIVQKVREAERAQMVEMYRHRIGELVNGTVKKVTRDNIIVDLGGNAEAVMPREHLVGRELFRMNDRVRAVLIEIRQDQRGPQLILSRSCPEMLVELFKIEVPEIAEQVIEIRAAARDPGSRAKIAVKTNDGRIDPVGACVGMRGSRVQAVSGELDNERIDIVLWNDNPAQLVISAMAPAEVESIVMDEDTRTMDVAVAEENLAQAIGRGGQNVKLASQLTGWAINVMSTEEAEARQQQEAGSILELFMAALEVDEDVAAVLVEEGFTSLEEVAYVPLDEMMNIEGFDEEIATELRNRAKDALLTRALASEEKAGGQPAADLLGMDGMDEALAYKLAAKGICTMEDLAEQAVDDVLEIAPELGEEKAASLIMTARAPWFA; encoded by the coding sequence ATGAGCAAAGAAATTCTTTTGGTAGCGGATGCTGTCTCCCACGAGCGAGGCGTAGACAAGGAAATGATTTTCCAGGCTTTGGAGCAGGCGCTCGCCTCAGCCACCAAAAAACGCTATGACGAAAATGCCGACATCGAAGTGACGATAGATCGCCACAGCGGCGAATACACCACAGTCAGACGCTGGGCGGTAATGCCAGACGATGTGCTGGCTGAACTTGGTACACAATTCACTTTAGAAGAAGCACATGAAATTAACCCGAATCTCAAAGCGGGCGATGTGCATGAAGAAGTAGTAGAAAACATCGGCTTTGGTCGCATTGCTGCGCAAACTGCCAAACAAGTTATCGTGCAAAAAGTGCGTGAAGCAGAACGCGCGCAAATGGTGGAAATGTACCGCCATCGCATCGGCGAGTTGGTCAATGGCACGGTGAAAAAAGTCACGCGCGACAACATCATTGTCGATTTGGGTGGCAATGCTGAAGCGGTGATGCCGCGCGAACATTTGGTAGGTCGTGAATTGTTCCGCATGAACGATCGCGTGCGCGCAGTGTTGATCGAAATTCGTCAAGATCAACGCGGCCCGCAGTTGATCTTGTCGCGCAGTTGCCCAGAAATGCTGGTGGAATTATTTAAAATTGAAGTGCCGGAAATTGCCGAGCAAGTGATCGAAATTCGCGCGGCCGCGCGCGACCCTGGCTCACGCGCAAAAATTGCCGTGAAGACTAATGATGGTCGTATTGATCCCGTCGGCGCGTGCGTGGGTATGCGCGGTTCGCGTGTGCAAGCGGTGTCTGGCGAGCTCGACAACGAACGCATTGATATCGTGTTGTGGAACGACAACCCAGCACAGTTGGTGATCAGCGCCATGGCGCCTGCAGAAGTGGAATCTATCGTGATGGATGAAGACACGCGCACGATGGATGTTGCCGTGGCGGAAGAAAATCTCGCACAGGCAATTGGTCGCGGTGGTCAAAATGTGAAGCTGGCTTCGCAACTGACCGGTTGGGCTATCAATGTGATGAGTACCGAAGAAGCAGAAGCGCGTCAACAACAAGAAGCGGGTTCAATTCTTGAACTGTTCATGGCGGCTTTGGAAGTGGATGAAGATGTCGCAGCCGTGTTGGTGGAAGAAGGCTTCACTTCTTTGGAAGAAGTGGCCTATGTGCCGCTCGACGAAATGATGAACATCGAAGGCTTCGATGAAGAAATCGCCACTGAATTGCGCAATCGCGCCAAAGATGCGCTGTTAACGCGCGCCTTGGCCTCGGAAGAAAAAGCGGGTGGTCAACCTGCGGCTGATTTGTTGGGTATGGATGGCATGGATGAAGCCTTGGCGTATAAATTGGCAGCCAAAGGTATTTGCACGATGGAAGATTTGGCAGAACAAGCTGTTGATGATGTATTGGAAATTGCACCTGAGTTGGGTGAAGAAAAAGCTGCCAGTTTGATCATGACGGCGCGTGCGCCGTGGTTTGCTTGA
- a CDS encoding RNA polymerase factor sigma-54, whose translation MKPTLQLRQGQSLAMTPQLQQAIKLLQLSTLELQLEIQQTLESNPMLEMLEEGESAEDDLPVISEEDLARLRETSNEVIDFSAPEQATESVDEWQDEYLPEELPVDSQWGDVYETSTSPTSAADDDYSFDSRNAATETLQEHLLWQLNLTPMTDRDRIIALAIVDAVAPSGFLEISAEDIYQGLLEQWQDEDVLECDEVLAVLHRVQQFDPPGVAAHDLRECLLIQLNQLHEDTPWLLDAKLIVSDYLDLLAARDYKQLMKKSEIRENTLKKAMELIRSLKPQPGAYIEAEKTEYVVPDVYVTRKRSRWVVELNPEIAPRLRVNADYAALVRRADSSADNAFLRDCLQEARWFLKSLVSRNETLMKVATAIVEYQRGFLEYGTEAMKPMVLANIAETVGLHESTISRVVNQKYMHTPSGVFELKYFFSSHVGTAGGGECSSTAVRTMIKKLIEEESASKPLSDSAIVTLLEKQGINVARRTVAKYREQLNISPSSERKRLT comes from the coding sequence ATGAAGCCCACGCTGCAGCTCAGGCAGGGGCAATCGCTGGCGATGACGCCGCAGTTGCAGCAGGCGATCAAACTGTTGCAGTTATCAACGCTAGAGTTGCAACTGGAAATTCAGCAGACGCTGGAATCCAACCCCATGTTGGAAATGTTGGAAGAAGGCGAATCCGCTGAAGATGATTTACCCGTAATCAGCGAAGAAGACCTTGCGCGTTTGCGCGAAACCTCCAATGAAGTGATTGATTTCAGTGCGCCCGAACAAGCAACGGAATCCGTTGACGAATGGCAGGATGAATACCTGCCCGAGGAATTGCCGGTAGACAGCCAGTGGGGCGATGTCTATGAAACCAGCACGAGTCCCACAAGCGCGGCAGATGACGATTACAGCTTTGACAGTCGCAATGCGGCGACAGAAACACTGCAAGAGCATTTGTTGTGGCAGTTGAATCTCACGCCGATGACGGATCGCGATCGCATTATTGCGCTGGCAATTGTTGATGCTGTTGCGCCCAGCGGTTTTCTTGAAATTTCTGCCGAAGATATTTATCAAGGTTTGTTAGAACAGTGGCAAGACGAAGATGTGCTGGAGTGCGATGAAGTGCTGGCGGTGTTGCATCGCGTGCAGCAGTTTGATCCACCAGGAGTCGCCGCACACGATCTGCGCGAATGCCTGCTAATCCAGCTCAATCAACTGCACGAAGATACGCCGTGGTTGTTGGATGCCAAACTGATCGTTTCAGATTATTTGGATTTATTGGCAGCGCGTGATTACAAACAGCTGATGAAAAAATCCGAGATTCGCGAAAACACACTAAAAAAAGCGATGGAGCTGATTCGCAGCCTCAAGCCGCAGCCGGGCGCGTATATCGAAGCGGAAAAAACGGAATATGTGGTGCCGGATGTGTATGTCACCCGCAAACGCTCGCGCTGGGTGGTGGAATTAAATCCAGAAATTGCACCGCGTCTGCGCGTGAATGCCGATTACGCCGCACTGGTGCGCCGTGCCGATTCTTCGGCGGATAACGCTTTTCTGCGCGATTGCTTGCAAGAGGCGCGCTGGTTTTTGAAAAGTTTGGTCAGCCGCAATGAAACGCTAATGAAAGTGGCGACAGCGATTGTGGAATACCAGCGCGGCTTTCTGGAGTACGGCACCGAGGCGATGAAGCCGATGGTGTTGGCAAATATTGCCGAAACTGTCGGTTTGCACGAATCCACCATTTCGCGCGTGGTGAATCAAAAATACATGCACACACCCAGCGGTGTGTTTGAGTTGAAGTATTTTTTCTCCAGCCATGTCGGTACCGCCGGTGGCGGCGAGTGTTCTTCTACCGCCGTGCGCACCATGATCAAAAAATTGATTGAGGAAGAGAGTGCGAGCAAGCCTTTATCTGACAGCGCCATTGTCACCTTGTTGGAAAAGCAGGGCATCAATGTAGCGCGCCGCACAGTGGCCAAATACCGCGAGCAGTTGAATATCTCGCCCTCCAGCGAGCGTAAGCGCCTGACTTGA
- the rimP gene encoding ribosome maturation factor RimP: MSRADDLETLLAPVVAAQGCELWSLEFSMQGRRSLLRIFIDSPDGVSLDDCERVSRQVSAVLDVEDPITSAYTLEVSSPGLDRQLHKPEQFARYIGAMVAVKLRMPYQGRRRFQGRLNGLEDGDLVLQVEDTEFLLPLDAIDKAQVVPVFGAAEEQAGDAAVTGAVREGDVMGDEPARDADHK; the protein is encoded by the coding sequence ATGAGCAGAGCAGACGATCTAGAAACCTTACTGGCGCCCGTAGTTGCGGCGCAGGGTTGTGAGTTGTGGAGCCTTGAGTTCTCTATGCAAGGTCGTCGCAGTCTGTTGCGTATTTTTATTGATTCACCCGACGGTGTTTCTTTGGATGATTGCGAGCGCGTCAGTCGCCAAGTCAGCGCGGTGTTGGATGTAGAAGACCCGATTACCAGTGCGTACACACTCGAAGTGTCGTCGCCAGGCTTGGATCGTCAGTTGCATAAACCAGAACAGTTTGCGCGTTACATCGGTGCAATGGTGGCAGTGAAATTGCGCATGCCGTATCAAGGTCGCCGCCGCTTTCAAGGCAGATTGAACGGTTTGGAAGATGGCGATTTGGTGTTGCAAGTTGAAGACACAGAATTTTTGCTGCCGCTGGATGCCATTGATAAAGCGCAAGTGGTGCCCGTATTCGGCGCAGCAGAAGAACAAGCGGGTGATGCTGCTGTAACAGGTGCAGTGCGCGAAGGGGATGTCATGGGTGACGAACCGGCGCGCGATGCAGATCACAAATAA
- the truB gene encoding tRNA pseudouridine(55) synthase TruB: MSKPRKARGRRVDGILLLDKPLGMSSNAALQKVKWLFSAAKAGHTGSLDPLATGVLPLCFGEATKFSQHLLDADKAYRCTIRFGITTTTADAEGEELNNQPAPELTRAAVQAVLPAFIGQIEQVPPMFSALKHQGTPLYKLAREGVEIERAPRVVTIYSLVLLDFRAGDYPEADIEVSVSKGTYIRTLAEDIGAKLGCGAHVAALRRIKAGRFAEAACVTLDELVALRGDDDANAALLDRYLLPVAAALEHMQTVTLPESLGYYLRQGQPVLDTSALRAVAVGEIVRLMLDNGEFLGVAEILADGRIAPRRLLQ, encoded by the coding sequence GTGAGCAAGCCACGCAAAGCGCGCGGTCGGCGTGTCGATGGCATTTTGCTATTGGATAAGCCGCTCGGCATGAGTTCCAACGCTGCGCTGCAAAAAGTGAAATGGCTCTTCTCGGCGGCTAAAGCGGGACATACCGGCAGCTTGGATCCTTTGGCAACAGGTGTGCTGCCGCTGTGTTTTGGTGAGGCAACCAAGTTTTCACAGCACTTACTGGATGCGGACAAAGCCTATCGCTGCACTATCCGTTTTGGCATCACCACCACCACAGCAGATGCGGAGGGTGAGGAGCTGAACAATCAGCCTGCGCCTGAGCTGACGCGCGCTGCGGTACAGGCAGTGTTGCCCGCGTTTATCGGTCAAATCGAGCAAGTGCCGCCGATGTTTTCTGCGCTAAAACACCAAGGTACGCCGCTGTATAAATTGGCGCGAGAGGGTGTGGAGATCGAGCGCGCGCCACGAGTGGTGACGATTTATAGCCTTGTGCTGCTGGATTTTAGGGCGGGCGACTACCCGGAAGCAGATATTGAAGTGAGCGTCAGCAAAGGAACGTACATCCGCACTTTGGCGGAGGATATTGGCGCGAAATTGGGCTGTGGCGCGCATGTGGCTGCGCTGCGTCGTATCAAGGCGGGGCGGTTTGCAGAAGCAGCTTGCGTCACGCTGGACGAGTTAGTGGCGCTGCGCGGCGATGATGATGCAAACGCCGCACTACTTGATCGCTATTTGCTTCCTGTCGCAGCAGCTTTGGAGCATATGCAAACGGTAACGCTGCCAGAGTCTTTGGGTTATTACTTGCGTCAAGGGCAGCCGGTATTGGATACAAGTGCGTTGCGCGCGGTCGCGGTGGGTGAAATCGTCCGGCTAATGCTGGATAATGGCGAGTTCCTTGGGGTGGCAGAAATTCTTGCCGACGGCAGAATTGCTCCCAGAAGGTTGCTGCAATAA
- a CDS encoding cytochrome P450, whose product MNAAQKDHLGLYSPYSHDVHDDPYPYYKSLRDNAPVHYDKDGDFYILSRFDDVQMAMRDFKRFSSEEGVALEADAAKGYPMVITMVPPKHTRTRKVISRVLTPDSVAALEPMTRAKTIKLLEPFRDTGCMDTVANFGAYLPMYVIGTMLKIPESDHDQIRVWTDNLLEREDGVMAMPPIVAESYLNMAQYFEDFVKEREQHMETGDLLSLILEAKRSGEITHEDVIGFLMILGIAGNETTTKLIGNMTVTLARQTAARAQCVADPSLIAKAVEETMRMEGSTQLIGRVTTEEVTLHGVTIPAGKRVGMLLVSANRDERHYENPEVFDLARNNRDHMGFGFGIHSCVGAAMARMEGRVAFEEILKMMPNYEVEWSGLQRMHSANVRGYTHVPVTF is encoded by the coding sequence ATGAACGCCGCTCAAAAAGATCATCTCGGTCTGTACAGCCCCTATTCGCACGATGTGCACGACGACCCGTATCCCTATTACAAATCGCTGCGCGATAACGCACCTGTGCATTACGACAAAGACGGCGATTTCTACATTCTCAGCCGCTTTGATGATGTGCAGATGGCGATGCGCGATTTCAAGCGTTTCTCCAGCGAAGAGGGCGTGGCGTTAGAGGCGGATGCCGCCAAAGGCTACCCGATGGTGATCACCATGGTGCCGCCCAAGCACACGCGCACGCGCAAGGTCATCAGCCGTGTCCTCACGCCCGACAGCGTGGCCGCACTGGAACCCATGACGCGCGCCAAGACCATCAAATTGCTGGAGCCGTTCCGCGACACAGGCTGCATGGACACAGTCGCCAATTTCGGCGCGTATTTGCCGATGTATGTGATCGGCACCATGCTGAAAATCCCCGAAAGCGATCACGACCAGATCCGCGTGTGGACCGACAACCTGCTGGAGCGCGAAGACGGCGTGATGGCCATGCCGCCCATCGTCGCCGAGAGCTATTTGAACATGGCGCAGTATTTTGAGGATTTTGTGAAAGAGCGCGAGCAGCACATGGAAACGGGTGATTTGCTGAGTTTAATTCTGGAGGCCAAGCGCTCAGGTGAAATCACGCACGAAGATGTGATCGGCTTTTTGATGATACTCGGCATCGCCGGCAATGAAACCACCACCAAGTTGATCGGCAACATGACGGTGACATTGGCACGCCAAACCGCTGCGCGCGCGCAGTGCGTGGCTGACCCTTCATTGATTGCCAAAGCCGTGGAAGAAACCATGCGCATGGAAGGCTCTACGCAGTTGATCGGGCGCGTAACCACCGAGGAAGTCACCCTGCACGGCGTGACAATTCCAGCGGGCAAGCGCGTGGGCATGTTGCTGGTGTCGGCCAATCGCGACGAGCGCCACTACGAAAATCCCGAAGTGTTTGATCTCGCGCGCAATAACCGTGATCACATGGGCTTTGGCTTTGGCATTCACTCTTGTGTGGGCGCAGCCATGGCGCGCATGGAAGGCAGAGTCGCATTTGAAGAAATTCTCAAAATGATGCCGAACTACGAGGTGGAGTGGAGTGGTCTGCAGCGCATGCATTCAGCGAATGTGCGCGGCTACACCCATGTGCCGGTGACTTTCTGA
- the infB gene encoding translation initiation factor IF-2, producing MSDVVVSQLAENIGTPVERLLKQMEDAGLPQRKASDSVSDEQKEVLLKFLRESHGEVDSGPKKITLKRKTVSTLKTGTGTARKTVSVEVRKKRTYVKREDAAADEVESAAEVEQEVLAPVEAVVEAPVTTEEVPPVVEEPEAPAVVEEVVAEEAPVVEVVEEVPAPEVRAPSKLAGKILGRSALDDAEQRRQAAILARRAADEVEKLELARKKKQLEAEAERQKAQKAAATPAAAEAAAATGDARQDAVKKRAKQDEEDDKNKKKGAVKTREKAARAKPNRNDVFEILDEEDVERHSEDMDFRPFTRGTGKHKVKMSNKHTFQRPTEKQVLQVALPEEIPVGDLAQKMNVKGVEVVKALMKLGVMANISQVVDRDTATLIVEEFGHTAVSVSENAVEEDLEALLAGDEGTAAPRAPVVTVMGHVDHGKTSLLDYIRKAKVAAGEAGGITQHIGAYRVETARGVITFLDTPGHAAFTAMRSRGAQSTDVVILVVAADDGVMPQTVEAIQHAKAAGVPIVVAINKIDKPAADPERVKNELVQREVIPEEWGGDTQFIPVSAHTGEGIDSLLEAVLLQAEMLELRAPADIPAQGVVIESRLDKGRGAVASLLVQRGTLRRGDIVLAGLNYGRVRAMFDHTGHAITEAGPSVPVELLGLDGVPNAGDSFMVVPDERRAREVAQFREQKQRQSRHGRQQSVNLENMFDNMGADEKKVLNIVLKADVRGSLEAIQSALAGLGNNEVEVRVVSGGVGGIAETDVNLAVTTSAVILGFNVRAEGAARKRAEQEGVEIRYYSIIYNLLDEMKLALAGMLAPETREEIVGIAQVRDVFNSPKFGQIAGCMVVEGIVYRNKPIRVLRDNVVIYQGQLESLRRFKDDASEVRAGIECGIGVKDYNDVQVGDQIEVYQVTTIARTL from the coding sequence ATGAGCGATGTTGTTGTAAGTCAGTTGGCAGAAAATATTGGCACGCCCGTTGAGCGTTTGCTAAAGCAAATGGAAGACGCGGGTTTGCCACAGCGCAAAGCGTCCGATTCCGTTTCGGATGAGCAAAAAGAAGTGTTGCTGAAATTTCTGCGTGAGTCGCACGGTGAAGTTGATAGCGGACCGAAAAAAATTACGCTCAAGCGCAAAACTGTTAGTACCTTGAAAACCGGTACAGGCACGGCGCGTAAAACCGTTAGCGTTGAAGTCAGAAAAAAACGCACTTATGTGAAGCGCGAAGATGCAGCGGCTGACGAAGTGGAAAGCGCAGCAGAAGTCGAGCAGGAAGTGCTGGCGCCTGTTGAAGCAGTTGTTGAGGCGCCTGTAACTACAGAAGAAGTACCACCGGTTGTTGAAGAGCCGGAAGCTCCTGCTGTGGTTGAAGAAGTGGTTGCGGAAGAAGCGCCTGTTGTAGAAGTTGTGGAAGAAGTGCCTGCGCCGGAAGTGCGCGCACCTTCAAAACTGGCGGGAAAAATCTTAGGCCGTTCGGCACTGGATGATGCAGAGCAGCGCCGTCAAGCCGCGATTCTCGCGCGCCGTGCAGCGGACGAAGTTGAAAAATTAGAATTAGCACGCAAGAAAAAACAGCTGGAGGCGGAAGCGGAGCGCCAAAAAGCACAAAAAGCAGCTGCCACACCTGCCGCTGCTGAAGCTGCGGCAGCAACGGGTGATGCGCGTCAAGATGCTGTAAAAAAACGCGCCAAGCAAGATGAAGAAGATGATAAGAACAAGAAAAAAGGTGCGGTAAAAACGCGCGAAAAAGCGGCGCGTGCCAAGCCGAATCGCAACGATGTGTTTGAAATTCTCGATGAAGAGGATGTTGAGCGTCACAGTGAAGATATGGATTTTCGTCCTTTCACGCGTGGCACGGGCAAGCACAAAGTAAAAATGAGTAATAAGCACACCTTCCAGCGCCCTACGGAGAAGCAAGTGTTGCAAGTGGCATTGCCTGAAGAAATTCCAGTGGGCGATTTGGCGCAGAAAATGAATGTCAAAGGCGTTGAAGTGGTGAAGGCGCTGATGAAGCTTGGTGTGATGGCGAATATCAGCCAAGTGGTTGATCGCGATACTGCAACACTGATCGTTGAAGAGTTTGGGCACACGGCTGTTTCAGTTTCTGAAAATGCTGTAGAAGAAGATCTGGAAGCGCTATTGGCGGGTGATGAGGGTACTGCTGCTCCGCGCGCGCCGGTTGTTACGGTTATGGGTCATGTTGACCACGGCAAAACATCGCTGCTCGATTACATCCGCAAAGCGAAAGTGGCGGCAGGTGAAGCGGGCGGTATTACGCAGCACATCGGTGCGTATCGCGTAGAAACGGCGCGCGGCGTTATCACTTTCTTGGATACGCCAGGACACGCGGCGTTTACGGCGATGCGCTCGCGCGGTGCGCAATCAACGGATGTCGTTATTCTCGTTGTTGCCGCCGACGATGGCGTGATGCCACAAACCGTAGAGGCGATTCAGCACGCGAAAGCGGCGGGCGTTCCAATTGTGGTGGCGATCAATAAAATTGATAAGCCGGCTGCAGATCCTGAACGCGTCAAAAATGAATTGGTACAGCGCGAAGTCATCCCAGAAGAATGGGGTGGTGACACGCAATTTATTCCTGTGTCTGCGCACACGGGTGAAGGCATCGACAGTTTGTTGGAAGCGGTGTTGTTGCAAGCGGAGATGTTAGAGCTGCGCGCACCTGCGGATATCCCAGCACAAGGTGTCGTGATCGAATCGCGTTTGGATAAAGGTCGCGGTGCGGTAGCGAGTTTGTTGGTACAGCGCGGCACACTGCGTCGTGGCGATATTGTGCTGGCAGGTTTGAACTACGGTCGCGTGCGTGCGATGTTTGATCACACTGGTCATGCGATTACCGAAGCCGGTCCATCCGTGCCGGTGGAGTTGTTAGGTTTGGATGGTGTGCCGAATGCAGGCGACAGTTTTATGGTGGTGCCTGATGAGCGCCGTGCGCGTGAAGTGGCGCAATTCCGTGAACAAAAACAACGGCAATCGCGTCACGGTCGTCAGCAATCCGTCAATTTGGAAAACATGTTCGACAACATGGGCGCGGATGAGAAAAAAGTGCTCAACATCGTGTTGAAAGCGGATGTGCGCGGTTCGTTGGAAGCGATTCAATCGGCGCTGGCTGGTTTGGGTAACAATGAAGTCGAAGTGCGTGTTGTCAGTGGTGGCGTCGGTGGTATTGCAGAAACCGATGTGAACTTAGCCGTCACAACCAGCGCTGTCATTCTCGGTTTCAATGTGCGCGCCGAAGGTGCAGCGCGCAAACGCGCAGAGCAAGAAGGCGTAGAAATTCGCTATTACAGCATCATCTACAATTTGTTGGATGAAATGAAGTTGGCGTTGGCCGGTATGTTGGCGCCAGAAACGCGCGAAGAAATTGTCGGTATTGCGCAAGTGCGCGATGTGTTCAACTCACCGAAGTTTGGTCAGATTGCCGGCTGTATGGTGGTGGAAGGCATTGTGTATCGCAACAAACCGATTCGCGTGTTGCGCGACAACGTGGTGATTTACCAAGGTCAGTTGGAGTCTTTGCGCCGCTTCAAAGACGACGCTTCCGAAGTGCGCGCCGGCATCGAGTGCGGTATCGGCGTGAAAGATTACAACGATGTCCAAGTGGGCGATCAAATCGAGGTGTATCAAGTCACCACGATTGCGCGCACTTTGTAA
- the rbfA gene encoding 30S ribosome-binding factor RbfA: MAQEYSRTQRVGDYLKRELALLIQQELRDPRVGMVNINEVEVSRDLAHAKVFVTFVGDRTDEINTQALKVLNTAQGFLRSRIASNNHMRTTPRIHFVLDVSVQRGAHLSALIDQAIAADSHLQAPKES; this comes from the coding sequence ATGGCGCAGGAATACAGTCGCACTCAGCGCGTGGGAGATTATCTCAAGCGCGAGTTGGCGCTGTTGATTCAGCAGGAACTGCGCGATCCGCGTGTGGGCATGGTGAATATCAACGAAGTGGAAGTGAGTCGCGATCTGGCGCACGCGAAAGTGTTTGTGACTTTTGTGGGTGATCGCACAGACGAAATCAATACGCAGGCATTGAAAGTGTTGAATACGGCGCAAGGTTTTTTGCGCAGCCGCATTGCGTCAAACAATCACATGCGCACCACGCCGCGTATACATTTTGTGTTGGATGTCAGCGTGCAGCGCGGCGCGCATCTTTCAGCTTTGATTGATCAAGCCATCGCTGCTGACAGTCACTTGCAAGCACCCAAAGAATCTTAG
- the rpsO gene encoding 30S ribosomal protein S15, whose product MALSVEEKIAIVKEHGQGEKDTGSPEVQVALLTANINKLQGHFGAHKQDHHSRRGLIRMVNQRRKLLDYLKRKDVNRYAQLIAKLGLRR is encoded by the coding sequence ATGGCACTGTCAGTTGAAGAAAAAATTGCAATCGTTAAAGAACACGGCCAAGGTGAAAAAGATACTGGATCACCAGAAGTTCAAGTTGCTTTGTTGACAGCGAATATTAACAAGCTGCAAGGACATTTTGGTGCGCATAAACAAGATCACCACTCGCGTCGCGGTTTGATTCGCATGGTTAATCAGCGTCGTAAATTGTTGGATTATTTGAAACGCAAAGATGTCAATCGCTACGCGCAGCTCATTGCTAAACTCGGCTTGCGTCGCTAA